The genomic stretch AGCACAATTGATCTAAAAAAAGATGAAGAAGGATTACTTCAAGTAGCCAAAAAATACGGATTAGAGTTTTCATACTACACACCAGAAGAATTAAACGAAATGGAAATTAAGAATCCTTCTGAAACAGTTTTTAAATATACCGGTGCATATGGAGTAAGTGAGCCTGCAGCTCTTTTAAAAAGCGGAGCATCTGAGCTGTATCTTGAAAAGAAAAAAAGTGGGAACGTTACGATATCTGTTGCCGTTATCCCATATAACTAAGGGGGGAAACAACATGGTACATCGCCGACTTGTTGTGGCAGGTACAGGAAGCGGAGTGGGGAAAACAACGCTTACAATCGGCCTTATGGCAGCATTTAAAAAGAAAGGATACACTGTACAAGGTTTCAAGTGTGGTCCTGATTATATTGATCCAACGTATCATACAGCTGTAACGGGTAGAGTATCGCGAAATATTGATAGTTGGATGCTTCCCCATGACACAGTGGAAGAAATTGTAAAACGCAATAGCGAGGATGCTGATATTTCGATTATTGAAGGAGTAATGGGCTTTTATGATGGAAAAAGTCCCCTTGATAATAGAGGCACAACGGCTGAAATTAGTGTTTTAACAAATAGTCCTGTTTTACTTGTTGTAAACTGTGCAAGTATGGCAAGAAGCGCTGCAGCTATTGTGAAAGGTTTTCAAATGATGTGGGAAGAACCAAACATTGTCAGTGTTATTGCTAACAATGTTGGAAGTGAAGGACACTATAAGTTAGTAAAAAAAGCAATTGAGCAAGAGTGTGGAATTCCAGTGGTTGGATATGTAAAACGAAACGAAAGCTTATCTATTCCAGAGCGACACCTAGGACTTGTGCCGTCTATTGAAAGAGGAGAGCTTCATTCTTATTTTCATGAACTTGGAGACTTAATTTCTGAAACAGTGGATTTAGAAGCATTATATACATTAGCGGAAACAGAAGTGCTAGATGTAGAAAATCCTAAACTAGTAGCAAAAGATCCTGTGGTGAAAATTGCAGTTGCAAGAGATAAAGCTTTCAATTTTTATTATGAAGAAAACTTGGAACTGTTAAAAGCAAATGGAGCAGAAATCGTAGAATTCTCACCGTTAAATGGAGAGAGCGTTCCAAGCAATGTTCAAGGGCTTTATATTGGCGGAGGCTTTCCGGAAGAGTTTGCAAACGAGCTTTCTTTACAAGAACAGGTAAAAGAGTCCTTCAAAGACGCAATAGGCTCAGGAATGCCAACTCTTGCTGAGTGCGGAGGGTTTATGTTTCTAGCGGATTCAATCGAAACAACGAACGGAGAAATACATAAGATGGTTGGTGTTGTTCCTGGGCGTGTCAAAATGCAAAAGAAACGAGCAGCACTTGGTTATCGAGAGATTAGAGGAAGTGAAGGGAACTATCTATTAGAGGGAGGTCTTGAAGCAAAAGGACACGAGTTTCATTACTCAACATTTGAAGGTGATGAAGAATTTACTCCAGCTTATGAGACAAAAGGAATGAGAGGTGTTAAAAAAGAAGGATATATGAAAGGAAACCTTCTTGCCGGATACACTCATTTCCATTTTGGGTCATGCCCTCAGATGGTTGAAAAATGGATTACAAAATGCGAGGGGCACAAAGGATGAACAAGAAAGCTCTTTCCATTATGTTTCAAGGAACTCATTCAGATGCAGGCAAAAGCGCAATTGCAACTGCTTTTTGTCGAATCTTTTTCCAAGACGGATATAAAACAGCTCCCTTTAAGTCTCAAAATATGGCCTTGAATTCTTATATAACAGTAGATGGCAAGGAAATTGGTAGAGCTCAAGGCGTACAAGCAGAAGCAGCAGGAGTTACTGCAACAACAGATATGAATCCTATTTTAATCAAACCAACAAGAGATTCTGAATCGCAAATTGTTGTACATGGAAAGCCGTATAAAAATATGAAAGCAATGGCATATAGACAAGAGTTTTTCGAGACAGGCCTTGGATTAATTAAAGAGGCATTTAAAAGTTTAAAAGGAACCTATGAAAGAATTGTGATTGAAGGAGCTGGAAGTCCGGCTGAAGTTAATTTAAATGATCGAGAGCTTGTGAACATGCGCGTTGCAGCCATTGCAGAATCTCCTGTGGTGCTTATCGGCGATATCGAAAAGGGAGGAGTATTTGCAAGTCTTGTTGGAACACTCCAACTTTTAAGTGAGAAAGACCGTGAACGGGTTATTGGTGTTGTAATTAACAAGTTCAGAGGTGATGTATCACTGCTTACTCCTGGTCTTGAATGGTTTGAAGAATATACAGGAACCCCTGTTTTAGGCGTTATTCCATATATGCCTAACCTAAATATTGATGCGGAAGATTCTGTTGTTTTATCTCGTTATTCTCAGGTGAAAAACCTCGAAAAAGTAATTGATATTGCTGTTATTCAATATCCAAGAATCTCAAATTTTACAGACGTAGACCCTTTTTTTGTTGAGGAAGACTGTCACGTTCGGTTTGTAACAAAACTTGAACAGCTTCAGAATCCAGATCTTATTATCTTGCCAGGCAGTAAAAATACGGTTGAGGACTATCTATTTCTAGAAGAAACAGGTATTTCAGGACGCTTAAAAGAGCTCTTTGCAAGAAATGAAACAGTTATTGTTGGGATTTGTGGAGGATACCAAATGCTTGGCGAGAAAATCTTTGATCCCTTTCATGTTGAATCACCTCATGAGGAAGTTAAGTCACTTGATTTTATTCCTCTTCATACAACAATTAGAGAAGAAAAGAAAACGATTCTTTCAGAAGGAATGCTAAATTTTCAACATGAAAAGATGCCTGTAAAAGGATATGAAATTCATATGGGCACATCAACGTTTACAAGAGAAGTTGATTGTCTTATTCAATTAAAAAATGGAGAAGATGGCTGTTATTTTGAAAAAGAAAAAGTCATTGGAACGTATTTTCACGGTATTTTTCATAATGATTCTTTTAGAACAGCTTTATTAAACAGTATAAGAGCACAAAAAGGACACCCTCCTCTTTTAGAGCGACCATCGTTTAATAAAATGAGAGAAGAAGCCTTTGACTTACTTGCTGATCATGTGCGAAAACATGTGAACATGGAATATATTCAGTCTAAAATGGTCGAATTTTCTCAAAAAGAAACGAATTCAGAGAAGTTTTCGGTATAATTTGATGTAACTGCAAATGTAAGGAGGAAAAACTATGAGTGTTGGTACTGTTTACCTTGTTGGAGCAGGACCTGGAGATCCGAAACTTATTACAATTCATGGATTAGAGTGCATCCAAAAAGCTGATGTCATTTTATATGATCGTTTAGTTAGTGAAGAGCTTCTAAAACATGCAAAAGAAGGAGCAGAGCTCATCTTTTGTGGTAAGCTCCCAGGGAAACATGGGGAAATTCAAGATGATATTCATCGAACTCTAGTTGAGAAGGCAGAGCAAGGAAAGACTGTCACACGTTTAAAAGGCGGCGATCCTTTTATTTTTGGACGTGGTGGAGAAGAAGCAGAAGTACTTGCTAAAAGAGATATTCCTTTTGAAATTATTCCTGGTATTACGTCAGGTATTGCAGCTCCTGCTTATGCAGGAATTCCCGTCACATACAAAGATAAAGCAATGTCGTTTGCTATTGTTACAGGTCATGGACGAGAAGAAAAAGGGCAGGATACTCTAAATTGGGAGGCGCTTGCAAAAGGGATAGATACGATTGCCTTTTACATGGGAGTAGGTAACTTACCACATATCGTTTACAAGCTTACGGAACATGGACGGAGTAAAGAGACTCCTGTTGCTATTATTCATAAAGGAACAACACAAGAGCAGCGCACTGTTGTTGGTACCTTAGCAACAATAGAAGAAATGGCTAAGGTTGAGAATGTGAAGCATCCTTCTATGATTATTGTGGGAGAGGTTGTAGACATTCGTGAAAAAATTCAATGGTTTAACGAAAAAGGAGAGAAAACAACTTATGACAACACTATTTGATAACTTACAAAAAAGACGTGCACTCCGCGATCACGATGGTCGTCCTGTTGAAGATGAAAAGCTTGAAAAGATTTTAGAAGCTGCAACATGGGCTCCTAATGACCGTATGCGTGAACCATGGTCATTTTATGTTATTAAAGGGGAAGCGAAAAAGAGGTATGAAGAGCTTGCACATACATATTTAGAAGAGCGTTTTCCAACAAAACCTCATCTTGTTGAAAGTTCAATGAAGAGTGTTAAAAACACACCTATTCACATTGTTGTAACCGCAGACGTTGTTGAAGGAGATGAAGAAGCAACTGGTGACAACGTATATGGAGTATGCTGTGCAATTAATTCAATGTGGTTAGCAGCGGAAGAGCTTGGTTTAGGTTTTGTATGGAGAACAAGAGGCGTAGGCCTTATTCGTGACGAACGTCTTTACGAATTTATTGGAGCACCTGAAGGAAAACAAATTGTAGGAAACCTTTTTATTGGCTATCCAACAGAAGAATCGCTTGGTAAGCTTAAAGATAAAAAGCGAACAGACTATTCTGAGAAAACCGTTTGGTTGTAAGGAGGAGTTTTATGGCTTCAAAGGAAAGAGGTTTATGCCTTGTTTACACAGGGGATGGAAAAGGGAAGACAACAGCTTCTTTAGGACTTGCTGTGCGTGCAACAGGCCGAGGTCAGCGCGTGTTGATAGTTCAATTTATTAAATCTCCTCAGCGTACGTATGGAGAAAAGATTATCTTTGATAAGCTTGGAATTGAAATGCACCAAACAGGTGTGGGTTTCACATGGACGAAAACTCCAGAAGAGCATAGAGAGGCTTTAAAGAAAGCATGGGCTTTTACGAAAGAGAAAGTCATGTCCGGACAATATGATGTTGTGATTCTTGATGAAATTCATAATGCCCTTTCTATTACGAAGTTTCCGATTGATGATGTTTTACCACTTCAAGAGGTGCTTGAGCTTATAGAAAATCGACCGCAAGGCATGCATCTTATCTTAACAGGTCGTTCAGCTCGGAAAGAAGTAATTGAAGCTGCTGATTTAGTCAGCGAAATTAAACCTATAAAGCACTACTATGAAGAAGGAATTCCAGCTGTTAAAGGGCTCGAATTTTGAAGAAGGCTCTAGTTTCTCATAGGAAACTAGAGCTTGTTTTTTTATGAAAAGGAAATTGTAGGTCAAAAGAAAGGGATTATTGTAGAAACAATAGACATTTCTAATGAACTGAGTTAACATTTTCATCATAATCTTTTTGATAAGCGAGGCAACGTCTATGGCTAAACGAAGGAAACATCATGAGACAATAGCTGAACTAGAGCGGTCTCTTCGATATATGTCTGTTATTATCAAGCAAAAAGGTCGCGAAATCTTAAACGACTACAACATCACTCCTCCACAATTTGTGGCTCTTCAGTGGCTGTTTGATTTAGGTGAAATGACAATCGGAGATCTTTCTAGCAAAATGTATTTAGCATGCAGTACAACGACAGACTTAATTGACCGAATGGAGAAAACAGGTCTTGTCACAAGAGCAAAAGATGAACAAGACCGGCGTATTGTTCGCGTTGTTCTGCTTGAACGTGGTAAGAAACTCATTGAAGAAGTGATAGCGAAAAGGCAAAATTACTTAGCGGAGGTTGTTTGTGAGTATGATCGCGCTGAAGTTGAGCTTCTTTGTGAAAATTTGCAGAAGCTTCATAAGGAGATGAGTAGCGAATGAATCGGCCAATTGGGGTAATAGATTCAGGAGTTGGTGGGTTAACAGTTGCAAAAGAAATTATGAGACAGTTACCGAAAGAGCAAATTATTTATATGGGAGATACAGCTCGTTGTCCGTACGGTCCTCGACCTGAAGAGGAAGTGCGTGCTTTTACATGGGAACTGACAAATTATTTACTTCAATTTGATATTAAAATGCTCGTTATCGCCTGCAATACAGCAACAGCAGTTGTGTTAAAGGAGATTAGCGAGACTCTAAATATTCCTGTCATCGGCGTTATTGAACCAGGAGCTCGTGCTGCGTTAAAAGCAACAAGCAATCATAATATCGGTGTTATTGGAACAAATGGTACAGTAAAAAGTAAGGCTTATGAACAAGCTTTAAAAAGGCTTCATCATAACGTACATGTGAAAAGCTTAGCATGTCCTTTATTTGTGCCCCTTGTTGAAAGCGGGGATTTCGAAGGAAATGAAGCAAGAGAAATTGTTTTTCAAACGTTAAAACCTCTATATCAGACGGAAATTGATATATTGATTTTAGGCTGTACACATTATCCAATTTTAAAGGAGCTTATTAAAGAAGCGATGGGAGATCGCGTTGCACTCATCAGTTCTGGAGAAGAGACAGCAATTGAGGTAAGCACCATTTTGTCATTTCGTAATGAACTGCATACGGAAAAACGTGAAAAAGAACATGTATTTTTTACAACAGGGAATGCTTCTCTCTTTGAGCTTATTGCGTCAAAATGGTTTGATCATCCTATTCAAAACGTTCAGCATATTGATTTAACGAAAGTGAACTAATCATTAGTTCACTTTTTTCTTTAAAAAAAGAAAAAAGTGAGCGGTCTAATTTGATTAGCAGCTCGTATACATAATAGTACAAACTGTCTTAGGAGGGAAAGGTATGTCCAAAATAAAAATAACGGCGGTTTCTACTATGCTTGCGACATCAATGCTTTTAACGGGGTGCGGCTTGTTTGGAGGAGAAGATGTAGCAGAGGAAATTGATCCACCACAAGACGTTGAGTACACGAAAGACAATCAAAAAATAAAAGAAGAAGCAAAAGAAACAGCTAAAGAAAAGGAGAGTAAAAAAGCAGAAGAAACATTAACAAGAGAAGTGTATTTAATTGACAAAAATGGCTTTGTTGTTCCTCAAACAATTGATGTGCCAAAAGCAGATGCAGCAGCTGCTGAAATTATAGAATATCTTGTTGTAGGAGGACCAATTGATCAAATGCTTCCAAACGGTTTTAGAGCTGTTCTTCCTGCTGGAACAGAAGTTAAGAGCGTCAATTTGAAAGAAAATGGTACACTTGTTGTTGACTTCTCTCCAGAATTTAAGGAGTATAAAGCAGAAGATGAAAGCCGAATTTTGCAATCTTTAACATGGACGCTAACACAGTTTGACGCTGTTAAGAATGTACAGCTTCAAATTAATGGCTATGATCAAAAAGAAATGCCTGTTAATAAGACTCCTATTAGTGAGGAATTGACAAGAGCGGACGGCATTAACATGCAAACAGAAGGAATTACAGATATGACAAGCACATCTTCTGCGACTCTTTACTATTTATCACAAAATGCTGATGGAACATATTATGTTCCGGTAACAAAGCGTCTCGATCTAGGAAAGACAGATGAGGAGCGTTTTACAGCTGTTGTTGATAGTTTAATAAAGGATGTACCAAAAGGGCTTGTTGGTGATTTTAATAATGAAGCAGCGCTTGTAGCGAAACCTGAGTACGAAGATGGAACAGTAACGCTAACATTTAATAAAGCTCTTTTAAATTCTGCAGAAAAGAGCCAGCTTTCTAAACATGTGGTAGATGCCCTAGCTCTTTCCCTTACAGAACAAAAAGGGGTTGAAAATGTCTCGATTGAAGTAAAAGGACAAAAGAATATAACAGTGGATTCTGGTCAAAAATTAACAGAAGAAGTTTCCCGGCCTGAAAATATAAATGCAGAGGCATTTTAAATATGATTTCGTGTTAAGAATAGTTTTTGATATACTGTAATAAAAAAGAGGTCTTTAGAGGCCTCTTTTACTTTTTACTTTTAAAGGGAGTTACCCTTTTACATAGATTTTAAAGGAGGAAACATGTTGCGTATTGACGGAAGGGCGAAAGACGAAATAAGAGAAGTTAAAATTGAGAAAGACTACATAAAGCATCCAGAAGGATCAGTACTTATTAACGTTGGGGATACAAAAGTAATTTGTTCAGCTACAATTGATGATAGAGTACCTCCTTTTATGAGAGGAAAAGGAAAAGGATGGATTAATGCGGAGTACGCTATGCTTCCACGAGCAACAAATCAGCGTAATATCCGTGAATCTTCAAAAGGAAAAGTATCAGGTCGTACAATGGAAATACAACGTTTAATTGGGCGAGCTTTACGAGCGGTCGTTGATTTAGAAGCGTTAGGTGAGCGCACAGTGTGGCTTGACTGTGACGTTATTCAAGCAGATGGTGGAACAAGAACAGCTGCGATTACAGGTGCGTTTGTGGCAATGGCTTTAGCCCTTGGACGAGCTGTTAAAGAAGAGAAACTTACCACTTACCCAATCCGTGATTATCTAGCAGCAACGTCTGTTGGAGTTGACGTTGAACATGGAACAATTTTAGATTTAAACTATGAAGAAGATTCCAATATTGAGGTTGATATGAATATTGTTATGACAAGTAAAGGTCAATTTGTAGAGCTTCAAGGAACAGGAGAACAAGCAACTTTTTCAAAAGAGCAATTTGATGAAATGCTTGAACTTGCTTCAAAAGGAATTTCTGATCTTGTTGCAGTACAAAAAGAAGCGTTAAGTGAGTTTTCACATCTTCTAGAAAGTGAAGGTGAAGAGAAATGAAAAAAATTTTAATTGCTACGAAAAATAAAGGAAAAGTGGCCGAATTTGCTACTCTTTTTGAAAAGAAAGGCTACAGTGTGCAATCGCTTCTTGATTTAGAAGGAGACCTTGATGTTGAGGAAACAGGCACAACCTTTGAAGAAAATGCGATTTTAAAAGCTGAAGAGATTTCGAAATTGTTGGATTGTCCTGTTGTTGCAGACGACTCTGGACTTGAAATTGATGCTTTAAATGGAGAACCTGGCGTATATTCAGCACGTTATGCAGGACTTGAAAAAAGTGATGAGAAAAACATTGATAAAGTATTAGAAAAATTAGAAGGTATACCTGAGCCAGAGCGAACAGCACGTTTTCAATGTGCCCTAGCACTTGCTTTGCCAGGAAAAGACACCGTTGTTGTAAGAGGGAATTGCGAAGGTACTATTACGCATAAAAGAGTAGGAGAGCAGGGATTTGGGTATGATCCAATATTTTATGTACCATCTCTGCAAAAAACGCTTGCAGAACTCCCAAAAGAAGAAAAAAATAAAATAAGTCATCGAGCAAAGGCACTTCAAAAGCTAGAAGAAGTAATAGATGGAATATTGTAGAGGAGGAGAGAAATATGCGTGTGCTTATCCTAAGCGATAGTCATGGCCTAACAGAGGAACTGCATACAATTAAAAATCGTCATAAAGATGTCGATGCTTTTGTGCACTGCGGGGATTCTGAGCTTCAAGCAGATTCAAGCGAAATGGAAGGTTTTCTTGCTGTACGCGGAAATTGTGATTATGACGAACGATATAAAAATGAAGAAACGTTACATATAGGAGAAGATCTCCTTTATGTAACACATGGTCATCTATACAATGTGAAAATGACACTTATGAATTTAACATACCGGGCTAAAGAGCGGGATGCTAAAGTTGTCTGCTTTGGACATTCTCATATTGCAGGAGCCGAGAAGATTGATGGGACGTTATTTATTAATCCAGGAAGTATTCGCCTACCGAATCGAAGAAAAGAGCGTACATATGCCATCCTCCAGTATGAAGAAAATAAAGCAACTGTAAATTTTTACGATCATGAAGGAAATGAAGTAAAAGACTTAACAAATTCATTTTCTCTATAGTATAATTAGAGAGAGAAATAATTTATTTTCTCTCTCTAAATTTTTTGGAAAAATGGTTGACTTTATGTTTTTTAGAGCGTATAATAAAACTTGTCTTAAGAGTTCAATACATATTATAATATGTCCCAGTAGCTCAGCTGGATAGAGCAACGCCCTTCTAAGGCGTCGGTCGGGAGTTCGAATCTCTCCTGGGATGTCTACTTTTTTTAAAACGTAAAAAGCACTTTTTTATTAGTTATTAATGACTAGTAAGAAAGTGCTTTTTTGTGTTTAAAATTTTAAGATTTAGGACTATTAGATGAAAGTGTAATTTTTTGTTTACTGGATGTCGCATCGGGTACAAACAAATAAGTAAGAAAATAGTAAAAAAATTAGGAAAAACAAAAGGAGGAATTACAAATGGCAGACAAAAACAATAACCAAAACAACAACAAAATGTCTTATGAAGAAGCAGGCCGCAAAGGCGGAGAGAAAACAGCTAAAAATCATGATAAAGAATTTTACCAAGAAATTGGTGAAAAAGGCGGAAAAGCAAACCGCGATAACAACAATTAACTTTCTAAAACCAATGTAAAAAACAAATCAAATATTCTGTTTAATAATTAAAATGGCGGGTACATCAAAAATAAGTGAGAAACTACTATATTTTGATAGCAAAATAAAAGGAGGAATTACAAATGGCAGACAAAAACAACAACCAAAATAACAACAAAATGTCTTATGAAGAAGCGGGTCGTAAAGGCGGAGAAAAAACAGCGCAGAATCATGATAAAGAGTTTTTCCAAGAGATCGGTGAAAAAGGTGGACAAGCTACAAAGGAAAATCATGATAAAGAATTTTATCAAGAAATTGGTGAAAAAGGCGGAAAAGCCAATCGCGACAATAATAAAAATAACAACTAATCTTCAGATCTTAAAAAGATTAGCTGTTATTAGAAAAGGTTAAAGTAATTTTATCACATTATGTCAAAAAAACAAAATATTCTGTTTATAGATTTATAAAATATCGAACTATCACATAACAATTAATAGGGAGGAATTACAAATGGCAAACAAAAACAATAACCAAAATAACAATAATAACAAAATGTCTTACGAAGAAGCAGGCCGTAAAGGTGGAGAGAAAACAGCGCAGAATCATGATAAAGAGTTCTTCCAAGAAATTGGCGAAAAAGGTGGACAAGCTACAAAGGAAAATCATGATAAAGAATTTTATCAAGAGATTGGTGAAAAAGGCGGAAAAGCCAATCGAGAGAATAACAGTGGAAATACCAATCGTGACAACAATAATTCTCAAAATAGCTAATAAGTACGCAACATTATAGTGATATAAAATATTAAATATTTTTAATTTATAGAGGAGGCGTTACAAATGGCAGATAATAACCAAAACAACAAAAACAATAATAGTAATAATAAAATGTCTTATGAAGAAGCGGGTCGCAAAGGCGGAGAGAAAACAGCGCAGAATCATGATAAAGAATTTTACCAAGAAATTGGCGAAAAAGGCGGAAAAGCCAATCGAGAGAATAACAGTGGAAATACCAATCGTGACAACAATAATTCTCAAAATAGCTAATAAGCACGCAACATTATAGTGATATAAAATATTAAATATTTTTAATTTATAGAGGAGGCGTTACAAATGGCAGATAATAACCAAAACAACAAAAACAATAATAGTAATAATAAAATGTCTTATGAAGAAGCGGGTCGCAAAGGCGGAGAGAAAACAGCGCAGAATCATGATAAAGAATTTTACCAAGAAATTGGCGAAAAAGGCGGAAAAGCTACCTCACAAAGTCATGATAAAGAATTTTATCAAGAGATTGGTGAAAAAGGTGGAAAAGCCAATCGAGAGAATCGTGAGGATAACAACAGATAATTCTCTTTGTTGAAGGAATAGAAAATCCTCCATATCAATTTTGGATATGGAGGATTTTACTGTGCGTGAGGTAAAGAGGAAATCCGCTGCTACCTATCTTAGCAAGAGTTTAACTTTTTTAGTGAAATGATTTTCTTATAGTGATTTTACTATAAATTTTAGTTTTCCCTCTTTTTTTAAGTGGTAATAAATATATTACAATCATAAAAAAGCAGGAGGGGAATAAATGCCTAAGCCAAAGGTGAAACACACTGAAGAATATTTAGACATAAAGGCAGGGCGGTTTCGGATTTACTTTCATAAACGCTATAAAGTTATCACTACAGTAAATGATCTTTTAATTGGTTTATTTTTTGTAGTAGGGAGTGTGCTTAATTTTTTCACTGACACATCTATATATGGAAAATCACTTTATCTTTGTGGAAGCGTTTTACTTGGTAGCCGTCCTATATTGAGAATTATGCATGATACATCACTTAGAAACGAGATGAAGAAGAAAGATTCTTATAATCCATATGAAGAGAATAAATAAAAGTTTATATGGAAAGGTGAACTCCGCCTGTGTTGAGAAGAGATTAGAGAAGGGATACTCCTCTCTAAGTTTCTGCTATTGCTTCTGAAGATGCGAAAATATGAAAAGTTCAATGCAAACCACTCTTCTTAATAAGAGTGGTTACTTGTTATTTTTTAAGATATAATTCGATAAGATTTTATAAAACTATCTATTCTAGTTATATAGACAAGTTGAGTTAATTTTTACCAATTAAATACATAAAAAATAAAATTATGGTAAATAAGAACTGTTTTTATCGATTAAATTAAAGGATTTATAAGATATTTTTAAAAATTAAGATTACTAATAGCACAATGATGTAAACGGATACAAAGGTTAGTTGGTATAAAAGGTGTGAAAAAAATTCAAGAAAACACCTTGACGCTTCTTAAAATAGGGCGTAGTATATAGTTCAAATAAAGAATTCAGAAAGTTTTCAATTAGCTTAATAGTTGGCGAATTGAAAACTAACATATATAAAGCGACGAAGAGGATAAGTAATCTTAAGAGAGAATCTTTCACAGAGAGCCGGGGTAGCTGGAAGCCGGTAGATTTACTTAAGATGAACTCACCTCAGAGTGTTAGTCTGAAATAGTTAGAGTAGGGCTAACCGGGTGGTTGACACACAGACACTCGTTATTAAAACGAATGCTTGAAAAAAGCATTCATGAGGCAGCGCAAATTTGCTGTAAATAAGGGTGGTACCGCGTAAAGTAAAGTCTTTTCGCCCCTTAAGCCTTGTAGGGAAGGCTTATATTGGGGATGAAAAGGCTTTTTTATTTTATCTAAAACTTTAAAATTTAATTATTGTTTGGAAAGGATGGGGAAAAGTGGGAGCCGAAATGAGAATGCAAGAACCAGTAAGCTTAAAAGCAGAAATGACGGGTGCAGAGCTGCTTATTGAAGCCTTAAAAAAAGAAAATGTGGAAGTTCTTTTTGGATATCCTGGTGGTGCAGTACTTCCTCTATACGACAAACTTTACGATTCTGGTCTCTTTCATGTTTTAGCAAAACATGAACAAGGAGGAATTCATGCGGCAGAAGGATATGCAAGAGTATCTGGAAAACCGGGAGTTGTAATTGCTACATCAGGACCTGGAGCAACAAATATTGTGACAGGGCTTGCGGATGCGATGATTGATTCATTACCGCTCGTTGTTTTCACAGGGCAAGTTGCTTCAACTGTAATTGGATCGGATGCTTTCCAAGAAGCAGATGTGTTGGGAATTACAATGCCAATTACAAAGTACAGCTATCAAGTGCGAGATCCAAAAGACTTTCCAAGAATTGTGAAAGAAGCTTTTCATATCGCGACAACAGGTCGACCAGGGCCAGTGCTCATTGACATTCCAAAAGACATGAATACAGCTATAGCTCGAATGGAAGAAGATGAACCACTTAATTTACCTGGCTACCAACCGACATATGAACCAAATGCTTTTCAGGTAAGAAAGTTATTGGAAGCTATTGAATCAGCGAAAAAGCCTGTTATTTTGGCAGGTGCAGGAGTTTTACATGCGAAAGCAAATCAAGAATTGTTAGAATTTGCAGAAAAGTATGAATTGCCTGTAATTCATACGTTG from Priestia filamentosa encodes the following:
- a CDS encoding GerMN domain-containing protein; its protein translation is MSKIKITAVSTMLATSMLLTGCGLFGGEDVAEEIDPPQDVEYTKDNQKIKEEAKETAKEKESKKAEETLTREVYLIDKNGFVVPQTIDVPKADAAAAEIIEYLVVGGPIDQMLPNGFRAVLPAGTEVKSVNLKENGTLVVDFSPEFKEYKAEDESRILQSLTWTLTQFDAVKNVQLQINGYDQKEMPVNKTPISEELTRADGINMQTEGITDMTSTSSATLYYLSQNADGTYYVPVTKRLDLGKTDEERFTAVVDSLIKDVPKGLVGDFNNEAALVAKPEYEDGTVTLTFNKALLNSAEKSQLSKHVVDALALSLTEQKGVENVSIEVKGQKNITVDSGQKLTEEVSRPENINAEAF
- the rph gene encoding ribonuclease PH, with translation MRIDGRAKDEIREVKIEKDYIKHPEGSVLINVGDTKVICSATIDDRVPPFMRGKGKGWINAEYAMLPRATNQRNIRESSKGKVSGRTMEIQRLIGRALRAVVDLEALGERTVWLDCDVIQADGGTRTAAITGAFVAMALALGRAVKEEKLTTYPIRDYLAATSVGVDVEHGTILDLNYEEDSNIEVDMNIVMTSKGQFVELQGTGEQATFSKEQFDEMLELASKGISDLVAVQKEALSEFSHLLESEGEEK
- a CDS encoding XTP/dITP diphosphatase: MKKILIATKNKGKVAEFATLFEKKGYSVQSLLDLEGDLDVEETGTTFEENAILKAEEISKLLDCPVVADDSGLEIDALNGEPGVYSARYAGLEKSDEKNIDKVLEKLEGIPEPERTARFQCALALALPGKDTVVVRGNCEGTITHKRVGEQGFGYDPIFYVPSLQKTLAELPKEEKNKISHRAKALQKLEEVIDGIL
- a CDS encoding metallophosphoesterase family protein — protein: MRVLILSDSHGLTEELHTIKNRHKDVDAFVHCGDSELQADSSEMEGFLAVRGNCDYDERYKNEETLHIGEDLLYVTHGHLYNVKMTLMNLTYRAKERDAKVVCFGHSHIAGAEKIDGTLFINPGSIRLPNRRKERTYAILQYEENKATVNFYDHEGNEVKDLTNSFSL
- a CDS encoding KGG domain-containing protein, which gives rise to MADNNQNNKNNNSNNKMSYEEAGRKGGEKTAQNHDKEFYQEIGEKGGKANRENNSGNTNRDNNNSQNS
- a CDS encoding YrhK family protein, whose product is MPKPKVKHTEEYLDIKAGRFRIYFHKRYKVITTVNDLLIGLFFVVGSVLNFFTDTSIYGKSLYLCGSVLLGSRPILRIMHDTSLRNEMKKKDSYNPYEENK